One segment of Corynebacterium caspium DSM 44850 DNA contains the following:
- a CDS encoding precorrin-6A/cobalt-precorrin-6A reductase, which produces MRVLVMGGAPGTSQLVRSLHRNGWEVTTALPHGASAVVAFGEVLTGDLGGPAGIAGALVHRDIEIIINASHPFDTESAIAISEAARATGIPMVTYSPRRWESSRLEIFADATSLANWVQRHKHFALIIAEPQIINPEVFSSDTANLYIFRTPEAKNLRQYKLPARHRVLIAPYFGESATAWAAILRANQIDVVVLADTGEPQAATLVDSCERLGIDIAVVARPTPPGFIADTIAGVERAI; this is translated from the coding sequence ATGCGAGTTCTAGTTATGGGTGGTGCTCCTGGTACCAGCCAGCTGGTGCGCTCTTTGCACCGCAATGGTTGGGAAGTTACTACCGCTTTACCACATGGAGCTTCTGCTGTAGTTGCTTTTGGGGAGGTGCTAACCGGTGATCTTGGTGGTCCTGCAGGCATAGCTGGAGCCTTGGTCCACCGCGATATTGAGATCATTATTAATGCCTCCCACCCCTTTGATACCGAATCCGCCATAGCTATTAGTGAGGCGGCTAGAGCTACTGGCATACCGATGGTCACTTATTCTCCGCGGCGCTGGGAAAGTAGTCGTTTAGAAATATTTGCCGATGCCACGTCTTTAGCAAATTGGGTGCAAAGGCATAAACACTTCGCCCTTATTATTGCCGAGCCGCAAATAATCAACCCGGAGGTCTTTAGCTCAGATACGGCCAATCTTTATATCTTTCGTACTCCAGAAGCCAAAAATCTGCGCCAATATAAACTCCCGGCGCGCCATAGGGTGCTAATTGCTCCTTATTTTGGAGAGTCTGCCACTGCTTGGGCTGCCATCCTACGGGCTAATCAAATTGATGTAGTGGTGCTAGCAGATACTGGCGAACCGCAGGCTGCGACCCTAGTAGATAGTTGCGAGCGCTTGGGCATAGATATTGCTGTAGTTGCCCGCCCCACCCCGCCAGGTTTTATCGCAGATACTATAGCTGGGGTAGAACGAGCTATTTAA
- a CDS encoding FxsA family protein: protein MNRPFLAIYFVAEVLTIIVLSNSFGFGRTLLLFFGASILGMFLAVLEFRHCVLALRRRPKDLNILGNIGLTAVGGFLLALPGILTTIFGLLLIFAPTRALIRMLLAQQLSDKIARFGVRSAVRADVYRRQAANNSFNPRAAAEIIPEEEIARWAENLAPEDFENPDEQNRKND, encoded by the coding sequence GTGAATCGCCCCTTCCTAGCAATATATTTTGTAGCCGAAGTACTAACTATCATTGTCTTGAGTAATAGCTTTGGCTTTGGACGCACCCTGCTACTCTTTTTTGGCGCCAGTATTCTTGGCATGTTCCTAGCCGTTTTAGAGTTCCGACATTGCGTTTTAGCCTTAAGACGCCGCCCCAAAGACCTCAATATCTTAGGCAATATTGGGTTAACCGCAGTGGGCGGTTTCCTTTTAGCCCTTCCTGGCATTTTGACCACTATTTTTGGACTTTTGCTCATATTTGCACCCACCAGAGCTCTAATTCGGATGCTTTTAGCCCAACAACTCAGTGATAAAATTGCTCGTTTTGGCGTCCGCAGTGCCGTACGCGCAGACGTATATAGAAGACAAGCTGCCAATAATTCCTTTAACCCTCGGGCTGCTGCCGAAATAATTCCCGAAGAAGAAATTGCCCGTTGGGCTGAAAACTTAGCTCCTGAAGATTTTGAAAACCCAGATGAGCAGAACCGCAAAAATGACTGA
- the lnt gene encoding apolipoprotein N-acyltransferase, whose product MTDKWLSKAFFLRLLAAAAGGFAVFSSYQPLGWWLGGLLGVALLAIALAPWGSAQKHPSLQQGLLLAFVFTLVDTLFMLPWVGEFVGSVPYLGLCFTLAIYASLIGLGGVAILAQIPPKFAYFGFAAWYAAVEWAISSFPFGGFAWIRLAWGQVDGPLAAYSRVGGPALVGFITVLVAAGLIARRIIVPAIVLGLSLVLSIAWIDQPATPLREVKVAAIQGNVPRLGLDFNSQRRAVLANHVRQTAKLEEPVDIIIWPENSSDVNPFQDAAAATLIQEATNKAQAPILVGTITVDEVGSRNTMLVVNPDQELRDLKELAPDQYHYKKFLQPFGEWMPWRKFFRLFSPYVDQAGNFKPGTGNGLINIGGVPLGVATCYEVIVDSAYRDAVLAGAQLLATPTNNATFGFGNMTYQQLAMSRMRAIELDRSVVIAATSGASAIVLPNGKVTQQTKIFEATNLVETLPLKDTITPAARFGFKVQALLAMIGAVFAAWSLFKWRSQSTRRQTR is encoded by the coding sequence ATGACTGATAAATGGTTATCCAAGGCGTTTTTCTTACGCCTTTTAGCTGCTGCTGCTGGTGGCTTTGCCGTATTTAGCTCTTATCAACCTCTAGGTTGGTGGCTAGGTGGTCTCCTGGGGGTGGCCTTATTAGCTATAGCGTTAGCTCCCTGGGGAAGTGCACAAAAACACCCTTCCCTGCAGCAAGGACTCCTGCTAGCTTTTGTATTCACACTGGTAGACACCCTATTTATGCTTCCCTGGGTAGGGGAATTTGTAGGCTCTGTGCCGTATCTGGGTTTATGTTTTACCCTGGCTATCTACGCCTCCCTAATTGGGCTTGGCGGGGTGGCTATCTTGGCGCAAATTCCACCAAAATTCGCATATTTTGGCTTTGCGGCCTGGTACGCAGCCGTAGAATGGGCTATATCTAGTTTTCCTTTTGGCGGCTTTGCCTGGATTCGTCTGGCTTGGGGACAAGTAGATGGCCCCTTAGCCGCATATTCCCGCGTGGGCGGTCCGGCACTAGTTGGCTTTATAACAGTGCTCGTAGCAGCAGGGCTCATAGCCAGGCGGATAATTGTGCCCGCAATAGTTCTAGGTTTAAGCCTAGTGCTAAGTATTGCCTGGATAGATCAACCTGCCACACCGCTTAGGGAAGTTAAAGTCGCGGCAATCCAAGGCAATGTGCCTCGCCTCGGGCTAGATTTTAATTCCCAACGTCGAGCAGTTTTAGCTAATCACGTCCGACAGACTGCCAAACTTGAAGAGCCGGTCGATATAATTATTTGGCCAGAAAATTCCTCTGATGTAAATCCCTTCCAAGATGCTGCCGCTGCAACTCTGATTCAAGAAGCAACTAATAAAGCCCAAGCACCTATTTTGGTTGGCACAATTACTGTGGATGAAGTTGGATCACGCAACACCATGTTGGTGGTTAATCCCGACCAAGAACTCCGTGATCTAAAAGAGCTAGCCCCGGATCAATACCACTACAAAAAATTTCTGCAACCCTTTGGCGAATGGATGCCCTGGCGGAAATTTTTCCGCTTATTTTCCCCCTATGTAGATCAAGCAGGCAATTTTAAACCCGGCACTGGCAATGGCTTAATAAATATTGGGGGAGTACCCCTTGGAGTGGCCACTTGCTATGAGGTTATTGTAGATAGCGCCTATCGGGATGCCGTATTAGCTGGTGCGCAGCTATTAGCAACCCCGACGAATAATGCGACCTTCGGTTTTGGCAATATGACTTATCAACAGCTGGCAATGTCACGTATGCGGGCTATTGAACTTGACCGCAGCGTAGTAATTGCAGCTACTTCTGGTGCCTCTGCCATCGTATTACCCAATGGAAAAGTAACTCAGCAAACTAAGATTTTTGAGGCAACTAATCTAGTAGAAACTCTGCCTTTAAAAGATACGATCACACCAGCTGCGCGCTTCGGTTTCAAGGTACAGGCCTTGCTGGCTATGATTGGGGCAGTATTCGCCGCCTGGAGTTTATTTAAGTGGCGTTCCCAGTCGACAAGGAGACAAACAAGGTGA
- a CDS encoding polyprenol monophosphomannose synthase — MTQPSAHTLVIIPTYNEVENLPLIVGRVRQSSPNVEVLIVDDNSPDGTGAKAAEMSKADPQIHVLHRESKGGLLGAYIAGFEWGLARDYQVLCEMDADGSHAPEQLHLLLEQIDAGADLVIGSRYVPGGKVINWPRNRYFLSKLGNLYISLALSTGLADTTAGYRAFRRSALEQFNFDELSAAGYIFQVDVARRAVDMGLDVREVPITFTEREIGESKLDGSFIKDSLGVVTKWGIAHRGEQLKNLSAEFGNMLSNSFKHRKQELKRRRARRKAGH, encoded by the coding sequence GTGACCCAGCCCAGTGCGCACACCCTGGTGATTATTCCTACCTATAACGAGGTAGAAAACCTTCCCCTTATTGTGGGTCGCGTCCGGCAGTCTAGCCCTAATGTCGAAGTTCTAATTGTGGACGATAATAGCCCTGATGGCACCGGTGCTAAAGCCGCTGAAATGTCTAAGGCCGATCCTCAAATTCATGTTTTACATCGGGAATCCAAAGGTGGACTCCTGGGCGCTTATATAGCCGGATTTGAGTGGGGACTAGCCCGTGATTATCAAGTCTTATGCGAAATGGATGCCGATGGCTCCCATGCCCCCGAACAACTCCACTTACTTTTGGAGCAAATAGATGCCGGGGCAGATCTAGTAATCGGATCCCGATATGTTCCTGGCGGCAAAGTTATTAACTGGCCTCGCAACCGCTATTTCCTTTCCAAACTAGGAAACCTATATATTTCTCTGGCATTAAGCACTGGTTTAGCCGATACCACTGCCGGCTACCGCGCTTTCCGACGTAGCGCCCTAGAACAATTCAACTTTGATGAATTATCTGCTGCCGGCTATATATTCCAGGTAGATGTGGCGCGCCGGGCTGTGGATATGGGACTAGATGTGCGCGAAGTACCTATTACTTTCACCGAAAGAGAGATCGGGGAATCCAAACTCGATGGCAGCTTTATTAAAGATTCCCTCGGAGTAGTTACTAAGTGGGGAATAGCTCACCGCGGGGAACAACTTAAAAATCTGAGCGCCGAATTTGGCAATATGCTTTCAAATAGCTTTAAGCATCGTAAGCAGGAGCTAAAGCGTCGGCGAGCTCGCCGCAAAGCCGGGCACTAG